In the genome of Desulfobaccales bacterium, one region contains:
- a CDS encoding HIT family protein, producing MKNALFFCNHEDRECVLESNLSYAIRDAYPVNVGHLLIIPRRHVTDFFDLQPNEIEDLMSLLWEAKERLAKDYRPDGFNVGVNVDTAAGQTIPHVHIHLIPRYLGDVEDPTGGVRGVIPWKAKY from the coding sequence CTGAAGAATGCCCTTTTTTTTTGTAACCACGAGGACCGTGAATGCGTGCTCGAGTCCAACCTATCTTACGCCATCCGTGATGCGTACCCTGTCAATGTCGGCCACCTTCTCATCATTCCAAGACGCCATGTCACTGATTTCTTTGACTTACAGCCAAATGAGATAGAGGATCTCATGAGTCTTTTGTGGGAGGCAAAAGAAAGACTTGCAAAGGATTATCGCCCAGATGGCTTTAACGTCGGAGTCAACGTAGACACTGCAGCCGGGCAGACGATTCCCCACGTCCACATTCACCTAATCCCGCGTTATCTTGGCGACGTCGAAGATCCGACCGGGGGTGTTCGTGGTGTGATCCCTTGGAAAGCGAAATACTGA
- a CDS encoding phosphoadenosine phosphosulfate reductase family protein has protein sequence MYNFEWDKQTGGYRLTTQTGKFVACEIRPVFAEELSLTGLAVRLAFDPAERRPLLWAKQNVYLYRGEEIARLHKTRYGKPLDIEWKGVLWENQGSPEGAKSRRKLKLVPVDVGALVAKNHDIIAALVADTLKRIKEMYDAYAGKCDAIYIGFSGGKDSVVLLDLCHKVLPLDVPVVFSDTDMELPDTYYVWEEIQSRYEGRTFLKVSAKTPALENWRLFGPPSQVLRWCCSVHKTTPAILAFKERLGKRSIRTLAFIGVRGEESLRRSGYDDIGDGLKSQSQVNAMPILAWSAHELWPYIFEHYLVLNEAYRKGLPRVGCLMCPMSTDRQNDLIRMNYHEAVAPFAEAVRDTIDREFSSEEDADAFIYEGGWYARKSGVSLKQLIAEPGVERKSDRVICEFPIEAEPALKEWLKTIGEIKGTDLSLCEDGQRGLLQCVWKNGKADKSVSKWLTYTIHKAIACIGCNACEAECPTGALRLEKDTYSGNVKVIIDEGTCVHCMRCYAPDEGCWRYYSKRYAGAKTMNISGINKYMTFGLKPEWIEVLANEGANFRQTTALGNRMVPAAVTWFREAGLIGDSTAITATLLLEVGKKRGFSDFLLWQLLWFRLANTSPLVKWYVCNTDIDTGYPMKRIDEMLAQSVGSASVRKGALQSLCQLVKASPLSEGDRALVETEMKGRAVEKLTRRSHSVDPLVVLYGLYVMAEKSGRGVFTVRQMMAAEFDGEVVSPLVVFGIAPEEFTKQCMGLAALYPDYVACSFTLGLDEVRVFPETKCRDDVVALIFEKH, from the coding sequence ATGTATAACTTCGAATGGGACAAACAGACGGGTGGCTATCGGTTGACAACACAGACCGGGAAGTTTGTAGCCTGCGAAATCCGCCCGGTCTTCGCGGAGGAACTATCGCTCACGGGGTTAGCGGTGCGGTTGGCGTTTGATCCGGCAGAGCGGCGTCCGCTGCTCTGGGCGAAGCAGAACGTTTATCTATATCGAGGCGAAGAAATCGCGAGGCTTCATAAGACACGTTACGGCAAGCCGCTGGACATCGAATGGAAGGGTGTATTGTGGGAGAACCAAGGTTCGCCCGAAGGTGCAAAGTCACGAAGAAAACTGAAGCTGGTTCCAGTTGATGTCGGGGCGCTGGTGGCCAAAAACCATGACATCATAGCCGCGCTGGTGGCGGATACGCTCAAGCGCATCAAGGAGATGTACGACGCTTACGCGGGAAAATGCGACGCGATCTATATCGGCTTCAGCGGCGGCAAGGACTCGGTGGTTCTGCTCGACCTTTGCCATAAGGTCCTGCCGCTGGACGTACCGGTTGTTTTCAGTGATACGGATATGGAACTGCCGGATACCTACTACGTTTGGGAAGAAATCCAAAGCCGCTACGAAGGCCGCACGTTTTTGAAGGTCTCTGCCAAGACCCCGGCATTGGAAAATTGGCGACTCTTCGGGCCGCCGTCGCAAGTACTGCGTTGGTGCTGTTCCGTCCACAAAACTACTCCCGCAATATTAGCGTTCAAGGAAAGGCTCGGAAAAAGGTCAATCAGGACACTGGCATTCATCGGTGTACGTGGTGAGGAGAGTCTACGGCGTTCTGGATACGACGATATTGGAGATGGTTTGAAAAGCCAATCGCAGGTGAATGCCATGCCAATTTTGGCGTGGTCCGCGCATGAACTGTGGCCTTACATTTTTGAGCATTATCTGGTTCTGAACGAGGCGTACCGAAAAGGGTTACCCCGTGTGGGATGTCTGATGTGTCCGATGTCAACCGACCGTCAGAATGATTTGATACGGATGAATTATCATGAGGCAGTCGCGCCGTTTGCTGAGGCGGTGCGCGATACGATTGATCGCGAGTTTTCTTCTGAAGAAGATGCGGATGCGTTCATTTACGAAGGCGGCTGGTATGCGCGGAAAAGCGGCGTATCCTTGAAACAACTCATTGCGGAACCAGGAGTTGAACGCAAAAGCGACCGAGTGATTTGTGAATTTCCGATTGAAGCAGAGCCTGCCTTGAAGGAATGGCTCAAAACGATTGGTGAGATTAAAGGCACGGACTTGTCTCTTTGTGAGGACGGTCAGAGAGGTTTGCTTCAATGTGTCTGGAAAAACGGAAAAGCCGATAAGTCCGTTTCCAAGTGGCTGACATACACCATTCACAAGGCTATTGCCTGCATAGGATGCAACGCTTGTGAGGCGGAATGTCCGACAGGCGCGTTGCGTTTGGAAAAAGATACTTACAGCGGCAACGTGAAGGTCATTATTGATGAAGGAACCTGCGTTCATTGCATGAGGTGTTATGCGCCTGACGAGGGCTGCTGGCGGTATTACTCAAAACGATATGCAGGAGCAAAGACGATGAACATCAGCGGTATTAACAAATACATGACTTTTGGACTGAAACCGGAATGGATTGAAGTTTTGGCAAACGAAGGTGCGAATTTCCGTCAGACAACTGCGCTGGGTAATCGGATGGTTCCAGCAGCCGTGACGTGGTTCCGAGAGGCGGGGTTGATTGGAGATTCAACGGCTATAACCGCAACATTGCTTTTAGAAGTTGGGAAGAAACGCGGTTTCAGCGATTTTCTGCTTTGGCAGTTACTGTGGTTTCGTCTGGCAAACACTTCTCCTTTGGTGAAATGGTATGTCTGCAATACAGATATTGACACGGGATACCCGATGAAGCGGATTGATGAAATGCTAGCGCAATCTGTTGGTTCGGCATCGGTGAGGAAGGGCGCGTTGCAGTCGCTTTGCCAACTGGTTAAGGCTTCTCCGCTTAGCGAAGGTGATAGGGCGTTGGTTGAAACAGAAATGAAAGGGAGAGCCGTTGAAAAGCTTACCCGACGTTCACATTCGGTGGACCCGCTGGTAGTTCTTTATGGGCTTTATGTGATGGCGGAGAAGTCTGGTCGTGGTGTATTCACGGTACGGCAGATGATGGCGGCGGAGTTTGACGGGGAGGTTGTGTCGCCCTTGGTGGTGTTCGGCATCGCACCAGAAGAGTTCACGAAACAGTGCATGGGATTGGCGGCGTTATATCCAGACTATGTCGCGTGCAGCTTCACGCTGGGGCTTGACGAGGTGCGGGTATTCCCTGAAACGAAGTGCCGGGACGATGTAGTGGCTCTGATTTTCGAAAAGCATTGA
- the brxL gene encoding BREX system Lon protease-like protein BrxL, producing MVDTKKLRAAFPDTTVFKDPNIVAIFKAASIPSFLRDWILKRKAESDGRIHDAEALRKYIYEIIPRRENLLELKDAARSEGHTKKFLAKIEIQFNVRSDEYTFAIPELGMGHTETLIEDYVWERIKEEVVKTAGGWGLVQLGFRSPDGENPRGCFTLLEYKNFCPYTIDLDAYREARSQFNIEEWIDVLLGAIDYNPAGYEDWVQKHMVLTRLLPFIEPRLNLVELAPKGTGKSYLFGRVGKYGWLVSGGTLTRAKMFGDINGKSPGLIASNDFVALDEIQSINFHDPSEMQGGLKAYMESGEITVGKNRIIGGAGVILLGNIPQTEMDETKDMFQKLPKVFHESALLDRFHGFIRGRDIPRMNENLKINGWALNTEYFSEIMHLLRQPAETLIYRHVVERLVDYPPEADTRDTEAVLRLCTAYLKLLFPHVTKPDSIDKWEFKRYSLRPAVQMRTVIRQQLQKIDPLEYGGKNVAAYTLREIE from the coding sequence ATGGTCGATACTAAAAAATTGCGGGCGGCATTCCCGGACACGACGGTCTTCAAGGATCCGAACATCGTGGCGATCTTCAAGGCGGCGTCGATACCGTCGTTTTTGCGGGATTGGATTCTGAAGCGCAAAGCGGAGTCTGACGGTAGAATCCACGATGCTGAGGCTTTACGAAAATACATTTACGAAATCATCCCGCGCCGGGAAAATTTGCTGGAATTGAAGGACGCGGCGCGAAGTGAGGGGCACACGAAGAAGTTTCTGGCCAAAATTGAAATCCAATTTAACGTGCGGTCCGACGAGTACACGTTTGCGATTCCGGAATTGGGGATGGGGCATACTGAAACGCTGATCGAGGATTATGTCTGGGAGCGGATCAAAGAAGAAGTTGTAAAAACGGCTGGGGGCTGGGGACTGGTACAACTGGGGTTTCGCAGCCCGGACGGCGAGAATCCGCGAGGATGTTTCACGCTCTTGGAGTACAAGAATTTCTGTCCGTACACGATTGATCTGGACGCCTATAGAGAGGCTCGCAGTCAGTTTAATATTGAGGAGTGGATCGACGTTTTGCTGGGAGCGATTGATTACAACCCGGCAGGATACGAAGATTGGGTACAGAAACACATGGTGCTGACGCGCCTACTGCCGTTCATCGAACCGCGACTGAATCTGGTGGAACTGGCCCCCAAGGGCACGGGCAAGTCGTATCTGTTCGGGCGGGTAGGGAAATACGGGTGGCTGGTCAGCGGGGGGACGCTGACGCGGGCGAAAATGTTCGGCGACATTAATGGAAAGAGCCCCGGTCTGATCGCGTCGAACGACTTTGTAGCGCTGGACGAAATTCAGTCGATCAACTTCCACGACCCGAGCGAGATGCAGGGCGGGCTTAAAGCCTACATGGAAAGCGGGGAGATAACGGTCGGCAAGAATCGTATCATTGGCGGGGCTGGTGTGATCCTGCTGGGGAACATCCCGCAAACAGAGATGGACGAAACCAAAGACATGTTTCAGAAGCTGCCGAAAGTGTTTCATGAGTCGGCATTACTGGATCGGTTTCACGGTTTTATCCGAGGGCGCGACATCCCGCGCATGAATGAAAACCTGAAAATCAACGGTTGGGCGCTGAACACAGAGTATTTTTCAGAAATCATGCATCTGCTGCGCCAGCCGGCAGAAACACTGATTTACCGGCATGTCGTTGAAAGGCTGGTGGACTATCCTCCCGAGGCGGACACCCGCGACACGGAAGCGGTTTTACGGTTGTGCACGGCCTACCTTAAATTGCTGTTTCCGCATGTCACAAAGCCGGACAGCATCGACAAGTGGGAGTTCAAACGATACAGTCTGCGTCCCGCCGTGCAGATGCGCACCGTGATCCGGCAGCAGTTGCAGAAGATAGACCCACTTGAATACGGAGGGAAGAACGTAGCCGCATACACGTTACGCGAGATAGAATAA
- the pglZ gene encoding BREX-4 system phosphatase PglZ — MTLNEYCEYIRNPLAEAKARVVIVPPGESWTALRRFCQERGDFEVRLSDLVRESAWLPMPDELFGRVRDAMTAQKTSGKAVVLLGMPGYLALLKDENQQAAISALRQWADNTSGREAVCFLRSDDSTDLLLKDVFANPRYRQGKQLIEIDAEQVVPQFEAGYTEVMLVGDDLASFIPEACDTFQKYLRYTEEHPNDSSVRRIVVASEGRKLAGLRAEVRQVVCLRDFARVFYDVVDAGLSEDALRWMCERGKEGAGKTLTVTLKTLFFPEGGVAKRVLCVFDRRKDKEREAVLWLFKNVASKGSYLECVARQEGVLVGNFRSAYVTGAADFLDEAGVYAGERRDAIREADVRMSDADIRQFIARCADESTSRVAPWLNCGTDAERAELLRRCVVDGIVSNAVKVVYPEAATYLNADLFFGDEALEEYFREYRELKMVGRVTPEFYERAQVVVAPSSVQSRDVMVQRYASDNGCALLVVDAMGAEWLPMLVALARERNIGVDSIEVGEVHLPTTTRFNNIHWPDVARRLPDIKRFDNIAHNGVEAHEARSAEENLAAALDVIGGEVLQRVAEGLVWFERVLVTADHGSSRLAVLAWQSEPRLAQTLVCEAGAEVSDWRYRERAAQGGCPPELEETLDGRHWVVRGYNRLPKKGGGQGFELHGGATLEERLVPVVIFSRTGQFVPKAKTVGKRAQIVEKDDFDL; from the coding sequence ATGACACTGAACGAGTATTGCGAATACATCAGGAATCCACTCGCGGAGGCGAAGGCGCGGGTGGTGATCGTGCCTCCAGGAGAAAGCTGGACGGCGTTACGCCGGTTCTGCCAAGAACGCGGCGACTTTGAGGTGCGTTTGAGCGATCTTGTGAGGGAAAGCGCGTGGCTCCCAATGCCTGACGAACTCTTCGGGCGGGTACGCGATGCGATGACAGCACAGAAGACAAGCGGTAAGGCTGTGGTATTGCTGGGAATGCCCGGCTATCTTGCGTTGTTGAAGGACGAGAACCAACAGGCTGCGATTTCCGCTTTACGCCAATGGGCGGACAATACGTCTGGGCGGGAAGCGGTCTGCTTTTTGCGGAGCGATGACAGCACGGACTTGCTATTAAAGGATGTTTTCGCAAATCCTCGCTACCGCCAGGGAAAGCAACTGATTGAAATTGATGCCGAACAGGTCGTTCCTCAGTTCGAGGCGGGGTATACGGAGGTGATGCTGGTCGGGGACGATTTGGCATCCTTCATTCCGGAAGCGTGTGACACATTTCAGAAGTATTTGAGATATACCGAGGAGCATCCGAACGACAGCTCTGTCCGGCGGATTGTTGTTGCCTCGGAAGGACGGAAATTGGCGGGGCTCAGAGCCGAGGTGCGGCAGGTGGTGTGTCTGAGGGATTTCGCTCGCGTGTTTTACGACGTAGTAGATGCGGGATTGTCCGAAGATGCTTTGCGGTGGATGTGTGAGCGGGGTAAAGAAGGTGCAGGAAAAACACTGACGGTAACTCTCAAGACGCTATTTTTCCCAGAAGGTGGAGTCGCAAAGCGCGTCTTGTGTGTGTTTGACCGGCGCAAGGATAAGGAACGCGAGGCGGTACTGTGGCTGTTTAAAAATGTCGCATCCAAGGGAAGTTACCTTGAGTGTGTTGCAAGGCAAGAGGGAGTTCTTGTCGGCAACTTCCGCTCCGCATACGTCACGGGAGCGGCGGATTTTCTGGATGAAGCAGGGGTGTATGCTGGCGAACGCAGGGATGCTATACGGGAAGCGGACGTTAGAATGTCCGACGCGGACATCCGGCAGTTCATCGCGCGATGCGCAGACGAATCGACGTCGCGAGTTGCGCCATGGTTGAATTGTGGGACGGACGCGGAGCGGGCGGAATTACTGCGGCGCTGCGTTGTGGACGGCATTGTGTCAAACGCCGTAAAAGTTGTGTATCCAGAAGCGGCAACGTATTTGAACGCAGATTTGTTTTTCGGAGACGAGGCACTGGAGGAGTACTTCAGAGAATACCGAGAATTGAAAATGGTTGGCCGCGTGACGCCAGAGTTCTACGAGAGGGCGCAGGTGGTGGTTGCTCCGAGTTCGGTGCAATCGCGGGACGTGATGGTGCAACGGTATGCTTCGGACAACGGGTGCGCCTTGCTAGTGGTGGACGCGATGGGCGCGGAGTGGCTGCCGATGTTGGTGGCGCTGGCGCGGGAACGGAATATAGGCGTGGATTCGATTGAGGTCGGTGAGGTACATTTGCCAACAACAACGCGCTTCAACAACATCCATTGGCCAGACGTCGCGCGGCGGTTGCCGGACATCAAGCGCTTTGACAATATCGCGCACAATGGCGTGGAGGCGCATGAGGCTCGGAGCGCGGAGGAAAATCTGGCTGCGGCGCTGGATGTGATCGGCGGCGAGGTGTTGCAGCGTGTAGCGGAGGGGCTGGTATGGTTTGAAAGAGTACTTGTCACAGCCGACCACGGGAGTTCGCGGCTAGCGGTGTTGGCGTGGCAATCCGAACCGAGGCTGGCGCAGACCCTTGTCTGTGAGGCTGGCGCGGAAGTCTCCGATTGGCGCTACCGTGAACGGGCGGCGCAAGGCGGATGTCCGCCGGAACTGGAGGAAACCTTGGACGGCAGGCATTGGGTGGTACGCGGGTATAACCGGCTGCCCAAGAAGGGCGGCGGACAGGGCTTTGAGCTTCACGGCGGGGCGACGCTGGAGGAGCGACTGGTTCCAGTTGTGATTTTTTCGAGGACAGGACAGTTTGTGCCTAAGGCCAAGACCGTTGGTAAACGTGCGCAGATTGTTGAGAAAGACGACTTTGATCTGTAG